The Bacillus sp. F19 DNA segment ATCAGGAATGCTTTCTTCCTCATTATGGGTAACGATCCTGTCATCATAATCGGTAATCAAGGTTGTTTCCGCCGCTAAGATGGCTTTTCCTTTTTCAAAAGGATCAAGTCTCCAGATGACTCGCTCTTTTTCAGCAAGAAGATGCCGAACGGTGTCGACCTTAAGAATGGCACCTTTTGAAATAATCGCAACCCGGTCACACATTAATTGAATCTCACTGAGCAGATGGGAGGAAACAAGGACACTTAAGCCTTCTTTTTCCGCTAAAAAGCGAATGAATTCCCGCATCTCTCTAATGCCGACAGGATCAAGTCCGTTTGTGGGCTCATCCAAAATCAGCACCTTCGGCTTGCCTAATAGTGCTTGTGCAATCCCAAGGCGCTGGCGCATTCCAAGGGAATAGGTGCTTACCCTGTCGCCAATTCGATTTTGCAGACCGACAAGCTCTACTACTTCATCAATCCGCTCCTTTGGAAGGCCGGGAACCATTCTCCAGAAATAGTGAAGGTTCTCAAGTCCTGTCAAATAAGGATACAGCTCCGGATTTTCAACAATACAGCCGATATTTTTGATCGCATTTGAAAAATCTGATTTAAGATCGTGGCCGCAGATGGTAATCCTGCCGGATGTTGCTTTGATCAATCCGACGAGCATGCGGATCGTTGTTGTTTTGCCTGCGCCATTTGGGCCCAGAAATCCAAATACTTCTCCCCTATGAAGCTTAAAAGAGATGTCTTTGATGATTTCTTTTTTGCCTATTTTCTTCCGCAGATTTTCAACAACCAGTGTTTCATTTGAATTAGTCATCCTGATTATCCTCCCCGCTGAATACGATCAAAGATGACAGCCGTTCTCCTATTAGCTTGTAACCTTCCGAATTGGGATGAAACTTGTCACTGTACAAATAATCATTTACATTCTGCTCAAATAAATCAAATGTCGGAACCATGACAACTTTTGGATATTTCGCTGCAATTTCGGCAGAATCAAAATTCCATTGCCGCACGATGGCAGAAGTTGTTTTTGCATCCTCCAAATCATTAAAGGGATTGTAGAGGCCAACGTAATAAACGGCTGCTTCTGAATTCACCTTGCGTATTTCCTGAATGATTTTATCTAAGTTCATTAAATAACTCGCTTTAGCCTGATCATTTTCCGCAGAAGATAAATTTTCAAGTGCCTGTCCGCCTTGAAAGAGGTCATTTCCGCCAATGGTCATCACAATTGCATCTGCCGCTTTGACCTGTCTTCTGATCTCAGGTTTTTGGAGCTGCTTTACTGTCTGATCTGAGACTTGGCCTTTAATTGCTAAATTAGAAAGCTTAATCTCCCGCTCTGTTTTTTCTTTAAGCTCATCTACTAAATAGCCAATATATCCTTTGCCTGACTGATCACCTGTTCCCCGTGTCAATGAATCGCCAAGCGCTACAATTTGATAGTCTTCATCCGTGCCGCTCACTTTTGCTTCAGCAGTTGAATCCTGTTTTACTTGACTATCCGGTTTGCTGAAAAAATAATTGTTTATCGTCCAGCCCAAGCCGAAAATCCATAAAACTGTCGCCAGTACGGATAAGATAGTAATAAACTTCGCTGTATTTATCTTCAAACGATCACCTTTTCTCCTAATTAAAAACTTGTTACCCATCAATTTACATGATTTCAAAACATATAAGCAACTAAGAATGCTTCCATTTTCTGATAATCAGCAGGTTTGTTCAAGTAATTGCCATATTTAGTTTTTGTACATAGTTATTCACAGGGTATTGTCCTGCTAAAGAGTTTTGTGGATGAAGTATGCTACTAGAGTTAAAGAATTCAAAATGGAGGATTTGATTGGAG contains these protein-coding regions:
- a CDS encoding ABC transporter ATP-binding protein produces the protein MTNSNETLVVENLRKKIGKKEIIKDISFKLHRGEVFGFLGPNGAGKTTTIRMLVGLIKATSGRITICGHDLKSDFSNAIKNIGCIVENPELYPYLTGLENLHYFWRMVPGLPKERIDEVVELVGLQNRIGDRVSTYSLGMRQRLGIAQALLGKPKVLILDEPTNGLDPVGIREMREFIRFLAEKEGLSVLVSSHLLSEIQLMCDRVAIISKGAILKVDTVRHLLAEKERVIWRLDPFEKGKAILAAETTLITDYDDRIVTHNEEESIPDWNEKLVRAGVKVREIQTKLPTLEDLFIELTEGESID
- a CDS encoding SGNH/GDSL hydrolase family protein: MKINTAKFITILSVLATVLWIFGLGWTINNYFFSKPDSQVKQDSTAEAKVSGTDEDYQIVALGDSLTRGTGDQSGKGYIGYLVDELKEKTEREIKLSNLAIKGQVSDQTVKQLQKPEIRRQVKAADAIVMTIGGNDLFQGGQALENLSSAENDQAKASYLMNLDKIIQEIRKVNSEAAVYYVGLYNPFNDLEDAKTTSAIVRQWNFDSAEIAAKYPKVVMVPTFDLFEQNVNDYLYSDKFHPNSEGYKLIGERLSSLIVFSGEDNQDD